In the genome of Populus trichocarpa isolate Nisqually-1 chromosome 6, P.trichocarpa_v4.1, whole genome shotgun sequence, one region contains:
- the LOC18099788 gene encoding probable U3 small nucleolar RNA-associated protein 11, whose translation MSSLKNAIPRRAHKERANEEKIGLLEKHKDYVDRAKAFHKKKEALRRLKEKAASRNPDEFYFGMIKSRTVGGVHRPQTEANKYSQEELMLMKTQDTGYVLQKEKEARETWEEAKEMKSRSSQNKMTATCVEVPDNIKRKMACSYRELEARKNRSKQLEKIYMDMALQKELQKKGQKRKLREDEIDCPPRKPVFKWRPERKR comes from the exons atgtcatCCTTGAAGAATGCTATTCCTAGAAGGGCTCACAAGGAGAGA GCAAACGAGGAAAAAATTGGGCTGCTTGAGAAACATAAAGACTATGTTGACCGTGCTAAAgcttttcacaaaaaaaaggaagcttTAAGG AGGCTTAAAGAGAAAGCAGCATCGAGAAATCCTGATGAGTTTTACTTTGGAATGATTAAGAGCAGAACAGTTGGTGGAGTTCATCGGCCACA GACCGAAGCAAACAAATACTCCCAAGAAGAACTCATGTTGATGAAGACGCAAGATACTGGATATGtccttcaaaaagaaaaag AAGCTAGAGAAACCTG GGAGGAGGCTAAAGAGATGAAGTCACGAtcttcacaaaataaaatgacagcTACTTGTGTAGAAGTCCCTGACAATATCAAAAG AAAAATGGCCTGTTCCTACAGAGAGCTTGAGGCCCGGAAGAACCGATCAAAGCAGTTGGAGAAAATATACATGGATATGGCACTGCAGAAGGAATTACAG AAAAAGGGACAAAAGCGCAAACTGCGTGAAGATGAGATTGATTGTCCACCTAGAAAACCAGTATTCAAGTGGCGTCCAGAACGAAAGCGGTGA
- the LOC7495656 gene encoding L-2-hydroxyglutarate dehydrogenase, mitochondrial — protein MLPRLKQTLQSLKRTATISKAQAIKNLSTQIKKEDVPTEKLDCVVIGAGVVGIAIARELASKGREVLVLDSASTFGTGTSSRNSEVIHAGIYYPPDSLKALFCVRGRELLYRYCYEHGVPCKQIGKLIVATGPLEISKLNELMNRGTQNGVDNLKMLEGFEAMKMEPELQCKKALLSPVSGIVDSHSLMLSLVGEAENNGTTFSYNSTVISGHLEGNCLHLYIVESKDLENWNGDYPLHPELVLVPKLVVNSAGLSSLALAKRFHGLDNGIIPPGFFARGCYFTLSSTKVPPFEHLIYPIPEDGGLGVHVTLDLDGHLKFGPDVEWIDGIDDVSSFLNKYDYSVSASRAERFYPEIRKYYPNLKDGSLQPGYSGIRPKISGPRQSPIDFVIQGEDIHGVPGLVNLFGIESPGLTASMAIAEHIASRFLK, from the exons ATGCTGCCGCGGTTGAAGCAAACACTTCAAAGCTTAAAGAGAACAGCAACAATCTCAAAGGCTCAAGCAATCAAGAATTTGAGCACCCAAATCAAGAAAGAAGATGTCCCAACAGAGAAACTAGACTGTGTGGTTATAGGAGCAGGAGTGGTGGGGATAGCAATAGCTAGAGAGCTTGCTTCCAAAGGCAGAGAGGTTTTGGTCCTTGACTCTGCCTCCACTTTTGGCACTGGCACCAGTTCTCGCAACAGTGAAGTCATTCATGCTGGCATCTACTACCCTCCTGATTCTCTCAAG GCTTTATTTTGTGTGAGGGGAAGAGAATTGCTGTACAGATATTGCTACGAACATGGGGTGCCATGTAAACAGATAGGGAAGCTAATAGTTGCAACTGGGCCATTGGAGATTTCGAAGTTAAATGAGTTAATGAATCGTGGAACTCAAAATGGGGTTGATAATTTAAAGATGTTGGAGGGTTTTGAAGCCATGAAAATGGAACCTGAATTGCAATGCAAGAAAGCATTGCTATCACCTGTTTCTGGAATTGTTGATTCTCATTCACTAATGCTATCTTTAGTG GGAGAAGCTGAAAATAATGGAACAACTTTCTCTTATAACTCTACAGTCATCAGTGGCCATCTGGAAGGGAATTGCCTGCACCTCTATATTGTTGAAAGCAAAGATCTTGAGAATTGGAATGGAGACTATCCATTGCATCCAGAGCTTGTACTTGTTCCTAAGCTTGTAGTGAATTCTGCAGGATTGAGTTCCCTGGCCCTTGCAAAGAGATTTCATGGCCTAGATAATGGTATAATTCCTCCAGGGTTCTTTGCTCGTGGTTGCTACTTCACCTTATCAAGTACAAAGGTTCCTCCTTTTGAACATTTGATATATCCTATACCTGAGGATGGTGGCCTTGGGGTGCATGTTACTCTGGATTTGGATGGCCATCTCAAGTTTGGCCCGGATGTTGAATGGATTGATGGCATAGATGATGTATCAAGCTTTCTAAATAA GTATGATTATTCCGTAAGTGCCAGTCGTGCAGAGAGATTCTACCCAGAGATAAGAAAGTACTATCCAAATCTAAAGGATGGATCACTGCAGCCAGGCTACTCAGGGATTCGACCGAAAATTTCTGGTCCTCGACAGTCTCCTATCGACTTTGTAATACAG GGAGAGGATATCCATGGGGTGCCTGGTCTTGTTAACCTCTTTGGAATTGAGTCCCCTGGCCTAACTGCAAGTATGGCTATTGCTGAGCATATAGCTTCCAGATTCTTGAAGTGA
- the LOC7479627 gene encoding protein ZINC INDUCED FACILITATOR 1 isoform X2, giving the protein MAENGIGESLLKKNKYHEDCPGCKIEHFKETNTGVPFKHLLYVGIVVLCAALPISSLFPFLYFMIRDFHIAKREEDIGYYAGYVGSAFMFGRALTSVLWGMIADRYGRKPVIMFGTISVVIFNTLFGFSTNFWMAVSTRFLLGSLCGILGPMRAYASEVCRKEYQALGMSIISTSWGIGLVIGPALGGFLAQPAQKYPNIFSTDSLFGRFPYLLPCLLISIFSVGVIAVCCLLPETLHSHVGNGEECNDSVALGAAAFESNSPRKSLLKNWPLISSIIVYCVFQLHDMAYAEIFSLWAVSPRKNGGLSFSTADVGEVLAFSGLGLLLFQLFIYPLVERNFGPVMVSRIGAVLTIPLLSSYPFLAMLKGLALMLLINCASILKNVLAVSITTGLFLLQNRSVTQQQRGAANGISMSAMSLFKAIGPAAGGSLFSWAQKRQDAFFFPDI; this is encoded by the exons ATGGCTGAGAATGGGATTGGAGAATCCTTGTTGAAGAAGAACAAGTACCATGAGGATTGCCCAGGTTGCAAGATTGAACATTTCAAAGAGACAAACACTGGTGTCCCTTTTAAACATTTGCTCTATGTCGGGATTGTTGTCCTTTGTGCAG CTTTGCCTATATCGTCTCTCTTTCCTTTCCTATATTTCATG ATAAGGGACTTCCACATTGCAAAAAGAGAGGAGGACATTGGCTACTATGCTGGCTATGTGG GATCTGCTTTTATGTTTGGAAGAGCTTTAACTTCTGTGCTGTGGGGAATGATTGCCGATCGATATGGTCGAAAACCGGTTATAATGTTTGGCACAATATCAGT GGTTATTTTCAATACCCTTTTCGGCTTTAGTACAAACTTTTGGATGGCAGTTTCTACCAGGTTTCTTCTTGGAAGTTTGTGTGGTATTCTTGGTCCAATGAGG GCATATGCTTCAGAAGTTTGCCGTAAAGAATATCAAGCTCTGGGAATGTCCATT ATCAGCACATCATGGGGTATTGGATTAGTCATTGGTCCTGCTCTTGGAGGATTTCTTGCTCAG CCCGCACAGAAATATCCAAACATATTTTCTACCGATTCTCTTTTCGGAAG GTTTCCATATCTTTTACCTTGCCTTTTGATATCAATCTTTTCTGTGGGAGTAATTGCCGTTTGTTGCTTGCTTCCG GAGACACTGCACAGTCATGTAGGAAATGGCGAAGAGTGCAATGATTCTGTAGCGCTTGGGGCTGCCGCATTCGAGTCTAACTCTCCTCGGAAAAGCCTACTGAAAAATTGGCCCTTGATATCATCTATTATTGTGTACTGTGTGTTCCAACTTCATGATATGGCCTATGCAGAG ATTTTCTCATTATGGGCTGTTAGTCCTAGGAAGAATGGAGGATTGAGCTTTTCCACTGCAGATGTTGGTGAAGTTCTTGCATTTTCAG GCCTTGGACTGCTACTCTTTCAGCTATTTATATACCCACTGGTTGAGAGAAATTTTGGACCTGTCATGGTATCTCGCATAGGAGCA GTCTTGACCATTCCATTGCTATCTAGTTACCCTTTTCTAGCTATGCTGAAAGGCCTTGCCCTCATGCTGCTGATCAACTGCGCTTCCATCCTGAAGAACGTACTCGCT GTATCAATCACAACAGGATTGTTCCTTCTGCAAAATAGATCAGTG ACACAACAACAAAGAGGTGCTGCAAATGGAATTTCGATGTCTGCCATGTCCCTTTTCAAAGCAATTGGTCCAGCTGCTGGGGGTTCTCT CTTCTCTTGGGCACAAAAGCGTCAGgatgctttcttttttccag ATATATGA
- the LOC7479627 gene encoding protein ZINC INDUCED FACILITATOR-LIKE 1 isoform X1, whose protein sequence is MAENGIGESLLKKNKYHEDCPGCKIEHFKETNTGVPFKHLLYVGIVVLCAALPISSLFPFLYFMIRDFHIAKREEDIGYYAGYVGSAFMFGRALTSVLWGMIADRYGRKPVIMFGTISVVIFNTLFGFSTNFWMAVSTRFLLGSLCGILGPMRAYASEVCRKEYQALGMSIISTSWGIGLVIGPALGGFLAQPAQKYPNIFSTDSLFGRFPYLLPCLLISIFSVGVIAVCCLLPETLHSHVGNGEECNDSVALGAAAFESNSPRKSLLKNWPLISSIIVYCVFQLHDMAYAEIFSLWAVSPRKNGGLSFSTADVGEVLAFSGLGLLLFQLFIYPLVERNFGPVMVSRIGAVLTIPLLSSYPFLAMLKGLALMLLINCASILKNVLAVSITTGLFLLQNRSVTQQQRGAANGISMSAMSLFKAIGPAAGGSLFSWAQKRQDAFFFPGDQMIFFLLNMIEVIGLLLTFKPFLALPDDNIS, encoded by the exons ATGGCTGAGAATGGGATTGGAGAATCCTTGTTGAAGAAGAACAAGTACCATGAGGATTGCCCAGGTTGCAAGATTGAACATTTCAAAGAGACAAACACTGGTGTCCCTTTTAAACATTTGCTCTATGTCGGGATTGTTGTCCTTTGTGCAG CTTTGCCTATATCGTCTCTCTTTCCTTTCCTATATTTCATG ATAAGGGACTTCCACATTGCAAAAAGAGAGGAGGACATTGGCTACTATGCTGGCTATGTGG GATCTGCTTTTATGTTTGGAAGAGCTTTAACTTCTGTGCTGTGGGGAATGATTGCCGATCGATATGGTCGAAAACCGGTTATAATGTTTGGCACAATATCAGT GGTTATTTTCAATACCCTTTTCGGCTTTAGTACAAACTTTTGGATGGCAGTTTCTACCAGGTTTCTTCTTGGAAGTTTGTGTGGTATTCTTGGTCCAATGAGG GCATATGCTTCAGAAGTTTGCCGTAAAGAATATCAAGCTCTGGGAATGTCCATT ATCAGCACATCATGGGGTATTGGATTAGTCATTGGTCCTGCTCTTGGAGGATTTCTTGCTCAG CCCGCACAGAAATATCCAAACATATTTTCTACCGATTCTCTTTTCGGAAG GTTTCCATATCTTTTACCTTGCCTTTTGATATCAATCTTTTCTGTGGGAGTAATTGCCGTTTGTTGCTTGCTTCCG GAGACACTGCACAGTCATGTAGGAAATGGCGAAGAGTGCAATGATTCTGTAGCGCTTGGGGCTGCCGCATTCGAGTCTAACTCTCCTCGGAAAAGCCTACTGAAAAATTGGCCCTTGATATCATCTATTATTGTGTACTGTGTGTTCCAACTTCATGATATGGCCTATGCAGAG ATTTTCTCATTATGGGCTGTTAGTCCTAGGAAGAATGGAGGATTGAGCTTTTCCACTGCAGATGTTGGTGAAGTTCTTGCATTTTCAG GCCTTGGACTGCTACTCTTTCAGCTATTTATATACCCACTGGTTGAGAGAAATTTTGGACCTGTCATGGTATCTCGCATAGGAGCA GTCTTGACCATTCCATTGCTATCTAGTTACCCTTTTCTAGCTATGCTGAAAGGCCTTGCCCTCATGCTGCTGATCAACTGCGCTTCCATCCTGAAGAACGTACTCGCT GTATCAATCACAACAGGATTGTTCCTTCTGCAAAATAGATCAGTG ACACAACAACAAAGAGGTGCTGCAAATGGAATTTCGATGTCTGCCATGTCCCTTTTCAAAGCAATTGGTCCAGCTGCTGGGGGTTCTCT CTTCTCTTGGGCACAAAAGCGTCAGgatgctttcttttttccag GTGATCAAATGATCTTCTTCCTCCTTAACATGATCGAGGTCATAGGACTGCTCTTGACCTTCAAACCATTTCTAGCCCTTCCTGATGACAACATTTCCTAG
- the LOC7479627 gene encoding protein ZINC INDUCED FACILITATOR 1 isoform X3, translating to MIRDFHIAKREEDIGYYAGYVGSAFMFGRALTSVLWGMIADRYGRKPVIMFGTISVVIFNTLFGFSTNFWMAVSTRFLLGSLCGILGPMRAYASEVCRKEYQALGMSIISTSWGIGLVIGPALGGFLAQPAQKYPNIFSTDSLFGRFPYLLPCLLISIFSVGVIAVCCLLPETLHSHVGNGEECNDSVALGAAAFESNSPRKSLLKNWPLISSIIVYCVFQLHDMAYAEIFSLWAVSPRKNGGLSFSTADVGEVLAFSGLGLLLFQLFIYPLVERNFGPVMVSRIGAVLTIPLLSSYPFLAMLKGLALMLLINCASILKNVLAVSITTGLFLLQNRSVTQQQRGAANGISMSAMSLFKAIGPAAGGSLFSWAQKRQDAFFFPGDQMIFFLLNMIEVIGLLLTFKPFLALPDDNIS from the exons ATG ATAAGGGACTTCCACATTGCAAAAAGAGAGGAGGACATTGGCTACTATGCTGGCTATGTGG GATCTGCTTTTATGTTTGGAAGAGCTTTAACTTCTGTGCTGTGGGGAATGATTGCCGATCGATATGGTCGAAAACCGGTTATAATGTTTGGCACAATATCAGT GGTTATTTTCAATACCCTTTTCGGCTTTAGTACAAACTTTTGGATGGCAGTTTCTACCAGGTTTCTTCTTGGAAGTTTGTGTGGTATTCTTGGTCCAATGAGG GCATATGCTTCAGAAGTTTGCCGTAAAGAATATCAAGCTCTGGGAATGTCCATT ATCAGCACATCATGGGGTATTGGATTAGTCATTGGTCCTGCTCTTGGAGGATTTCTTGCTCAG CCCGCACAGAAATATCCAAACATATTTTCTACCGATTCTCTTTTCGGAAG GTTTCCATATCTTTTACCTTGCCTTTTGATATCAATCTTTTCTGTGGGAGTAATTGCCGTTTGTTGCTTGCTTCCG GAGACACTGCACAGTCATGTAGGAAATGGCGAAGAGTGCAATGATTCTGTAGCGCTTGGGGCTGCCGCATTCGAGTCTAACTCTCCTCGGAAAAGCCTACTGAAAAATTGGCCCTTGATATCATCTATTATTGTGTACTGTGTGTTCCAACTTCATGATATGGCCTATGCAGAG ATTTTCTCATTATGGGCTGTTAGTCCTAGGAAGAATGGAGGATTGAGCTTTTCCACTGCAGATGTTGGTGAAGTTCTTGCATTTTCAG GCCTTGGACTGCTACTCTTTCAGCTATTTATATACCCACTGGTTGAGAGAAATTTTGGACCTGTCATGGTATCTCGCATAGGAGCA GTCTTGACCATTCCATTGCTATCTAGTTACCCTTTTCTAGCTATGCTGAAAGGCCTTGCCCTCATGCTGCTGATCAACTGCGCTTCCATCCTGAAGAACGTACTCGCT GTATCAATCACAACAGGATTGTTCCTTCTGCAAAATAGATCAGTG ACACAACAACAAAGAGGTGCTGCAAATGGAATTTCGATGTCTGCCATGTCCCTTTTCAAAGCAATTGGTCCAGCTGCTGGGGGTTCTCT CTTCTCTTGGGCACAAAAGCGTCAGgatgctttcttttttccag GTGATCAAATGATCTTCTTCCTCCTTAACATGATCGAGGTCATAGGACTGCTCTTGACCTTCAAACCATTTCTAGCCCTTCCTGATGACAACATTTCCTAG
- the LOC7479627 gene encoding protein ZINC INDUCED FACILITATOR 1 isoform X4: MFGRALTSVLWGMIADRYGRKPVIMFGTISVVIFNTLFGFSTNFWMAVSTRFLLGSLCGILGPMRAYASEVCRKEYQALGMSIISTSWGIGLVIGPALGGFLAQPAQKYPNIFSTDSLFGRFPYLLPCLLISIFSVGVIAVCCLLPETLHSHVGNGEECNDSVALGAAAFESNSPRKSLLKNWPLISSIIVYCVFQLHDMAYAEIFSLWAVSPRKNGGLSFSTADVGEVLAFSGLGLLLFQLFIYPLVERNFGPVMVSRIGAVLTIPLLSSYPFLAMLKGLALMLLINCASILKNVLAVSITTGLFLLQNRSVTQQQRGAANGISMSAMSLFKAIGPAAGGSLFSWAQKRQDAFFFPGDQMIFFLLNMIEVIGLLLTFKPFLALPDDNIS, from the exons ATGTTTGGAAGAGCTTTAACTTCTGTGCTGTGGGGAATGATTGCCGATCGATATGGTCGAAAACCGGTTATAATGTTTGGCACAATATCAGT GGTTATTTTCAATACCCTTTTCGGCTTTAGTACAAACTTTTGGATGGCAGTTTCTACCAGGTTTCTTCTTGGAAGTTTGTGTGGTATTCTTGGTCCAATGAGG GCATATGCTTCAGAAGTTTGCCGTAAAGAATATCAAGCTCTGGGAATGTCCATT ATCAGCACATCATGGGGTATTGGATTAGTCATTGGTCCTGCTCTTGGAGGATTTCTTGCTCAG CCCGCACAGAAATATCCAAACATATTTTCTACCGATTCTCTTTTCGGAAG GTTTCCATATCTTTTACCTTGCCTTTTGATATCAATCTTTTCTGTGGGAGTAATTGCCGTTTGTTGCTTGCTTCCG GAGACACTGCACAGTCATGTAGGAAATGGCGAAGAGTGCAATGATTCTGTAGCGCTTGGGGCTGCCGCATTCGAGTCTAACTCTCCTCGGAAAAGCCTACTGAAAAATTGGCCCTTGATATCATCTATTATTGTGTACTGTGTGTTCCAACTTCATGATATGGCCTATGCAGAG ATTTTCTCATTATGGGCTGTTAGTCCTAGGAAGAATGGAGGATTGAGCTTTTCCACTGCAGATGTTGGTGAAGTTCTTGCATTTTCAG GCCTTGGACTGCTACTCTTTCAGCTATTTATATACCCACTGGTTGAGAGAAATTTTGGACCTGTCATGGTATCTCGCATAGGAGCA GTCTTGACCATTCCATTGCTATCTAGTTACCCTTTTCTAGCTATGCTGAAAGGCCTTGCCCTCATGCTGCTGATCAACTGCGCTTCCATCCTGAAGAACGTACTCGCT GTATCAATCACAACAGGATTGTTCCTTCTGCAAAATAGATCAGTG ACACAACAACAAAGAGGTGCTGCAAATGGAATTTCGATGTCTGCCATGTCCCTTTTCAAAGCAATTGGTCCAGCTGCTGGGGGTTCTCT CTTCTCTTGGGCACAAAAGCGTCAGgatgctttcttttttccag GTGATCAAATGATCTTCTTCCTCCTTAACATGATCGAGGTCATAGGACTGCTCTTGACCTTCAAACCATTTCTAGCCCTTCCTGATGACAACATTTCCTAG
- the LOC7495657 gene encoding uncharacterized protein LOC7495657 encodes MANPRRNSYSNNTENSFQLQNHSRLSSIKHFLKKPLAFPFLLSIFLLLAWISLRLQHSSSSFSSSNLHERKWSQEEDEKANLIRFKSGFLSSKDKRGWLLDPVSIALEYGIKGGAVSCFSIHIGEIRPGGARGNHRHHTCNETFVIWGAKTLFRLENNQIVDKGYAEVIVGVDEVAVAASPSGTGHAIVNMDRTHTAYLIGCQDSTINYNSSATDFSVWKDL; translated from the exons ATGGCAAACCCTAGAAGGAATTCATACTCAAACAACACAGAGAACTCATTTCAGCTACAAAACCATTCAAGATTATCATCTATAAAGCACTTTTTGAAAAAGCCACTTGCTTTCCCTTTTTTGCTCTCTATCTTTCTCCTCCTCGCATGGATTTCTCTCAGACTCCAACACTCTTCTTCAAGTTTTTCTTCTAGCAATCTCCATGAGAGAAAATGGAGCCAAGAGGAGGATGAGAAGGCAAATCTGATCAGATTTAAATCTGGGTTCTTAAGTTCTAAAGATAAGCGTGGCTGGTTGCTTGACCCTGTGTCTATTGCTCTTGAATATGGCATTAAAG GTGGAGCTGTGTCTTGTTTTTCTATTCATATTGGTGAAATTAGACCTGGTGGTGCAAGGGGAAATCACAGGCACCATACTTGCAATGAGACATTTGTCATTTGGGGTGCCAAAACATTATTTAGG CTGGAGAACAATCAGATAGTCGATAAAGGTTATGCCGAAGTGATCGTCGGCGTGGATGAAGTTGCTGTTGCAGCTAGCCCAAGTGGAACAGGCCATGCGATAGTAAATATGGATCGCACACATACTGCATACCTTATAGGGTGCCAAGACAGTACGATAAACTATAACAGCTCAGCTACTGATTTTAGTGTTTGGAAAGATCTCTAG
- the LOC7495658 gene encoding metacaspase-9-like — translation MDMGNKRMAVLVGCNYPNTRNELHGCINDVLTMKEVLVKRFGFDLRSVQLLTDAPGSVVLPTGANIKKALSHMIDQAEAGDVLFFHYSGHGTRIPSVKRGHPFRHDEAIVPCDFNLITDVDFRQLVNRLPKGASLTVLSDSCHSGGLIDKEKEQIGPKATITTNNAKVPSQSPKVIPFESILQHLTSLTNINTSDIGTHLLEFFGSDASLKFRLPPLERDQFESINPDEGILLSGCQANETSADMSPNEGGGKSYGAFSNAVQMVLKEHLGQLSNKQLVMMAREVLQAQGFEQQHPCLYCSDQNAGTTFLWQPEC, via the exons ATGGATATGGGAAATAAGAGGATGGCTGTTTTAGTAGGGTGCAACTATCCAAACACCAGAAATGAATTACATGGATGCATCAATGATGTGCTGACAATGAAGGAAGTGCTTGTGAAACGGTTCGGATTTGATCTTAGAAGTGTCCAGCTCTTGACTGATGCACCAGGGTCCGTGGTTCTGCCCACTGGTGCAAATATAAAGAAGGCACTTAGTCACATGATTGATCAGGCTGAAGCAGGGGATGTCCTGTTCTTCCATTATAGTGGACATGGAACAAGGATCCCATCCGTCAAACGTGGCCATCCCTTCAGGCACGATGAGGCTATTGTGCCCTGCGATTTTAATCTCATCACCG ATGTGGATTTCAGACAATTAGTGAACCGGCTGCCAAAAGGAGCAAGCTTGACAGTCCTTTCCGATTCTTGCCACAGTGGTGGCCTGATTGACAAAGAGAAGGAGCAAATAGGGCCTAAGGCAACAATCACAACCAATAATGCCAAAGTGCCTTCTCAAAGCCCTAAAGTCATCCCATTTGAGTCTATACTACAGCACCTTACATCTCTAACAAACATCAACACATCTGATATTGGTACTCACTTGTTAGAGTTTTTTGGATCTGATGCCAGCCTTAAGTTCAGGTTACCACCACTTGAAAGGGACCAATTTGAATCAATAAATCCAGATGAGGGAATTTTACTCAGTGGGTGCCAAGCAAATGAGACTTCTGCTGATATGAGCCCAAATGAGGGTGGTGGAAAATCCTATGGAGCATTTAGCAATGCAGTACAAATGGTGTTGAAAGAACATTTAGGTCAATTGAGTAACAAACAACTTGTGATGATGGCTAGGGAGGTTTTACAGGCACAAGGATTTGAGCAACAACATCCTTGCTTGTATTGCAGTGATCAGAATGCTGGTACTACTTTCCTGTGGCAGCCTgaatgctag
- the LOC7495659 gene encoding uncharacterized protein LOC7495659 — MKGQDPLVSSSSRRECSPAPPEKIRSKSIGCMSGIFQFVYKYHNRRRFITFGKRHEKDIVVTSPKPTTPSSQPSSSSSPSSSSTSLEQENKVLQRLPCDMAPRSPTLPTGILRRSRSLNSPESFRAQPAPVARLMGLSDIPPMTTAELALAEKRRRLLGALEKCDEDLKALKKIIDVVKSSSVASTGDDDDDEGRSERGNDLPLLPQPSPVSVLDEFTRSALSGFSKRYTINERVPQQQTKKEGGGEDISSIDFLDKIMTKENMIHGKSHESVVSSPLWSSKAMIESVNEVCRDTAWGERREIGRTGLALQDYIFRDLIEEIVKEMGFDCIYQLGPLPFESCKKRLSF; from the exons ATGAAGGGACAAGATCCCTTGGTCTCGTCATCTTCCCGGCGAGAATGCTCTCCGGCGCCACCCGAAAAGATTCGTTCAAAGAGCATCGGATGTATGTCTGGCATTTTCCAATTCGTTTACAAATACCATAATCGCCGTAGATTCATCACTTTTG GGAAAAGGCATGAAAAGGATATTGTGGTTACTTCTCCAAAACCAACGACACCATCATCgcaaccttcttcttcttcttctccgtcATCTTCTTCCACTTCACTGgaacaagaaaacaaagttCTCCAAAGACTCCCATGCGATATGGCACCAAGAAGCCCAACATTGCCAACCGGAATATTAAGGCGGTCAAGATCCTTAAACTCCCCTGAAAGTTTCCGGGCTCAACCAGCCCCGGTGGCAAGACTAATGGGGTTGAGTGATATTCCACCAATGACAACCGCCGAATTGGCGTTGGCCGAGAAGAGGAGGAGGCTCCTGGGGGCATTGGAGAAATGCGATGAGGACTTGAAagcattaaagaaaataattgatgtAGTAAAGAGTAGTAGTGTGGCTAGTACTGGTGATGACGACGATGATGAGGGAAGATCAGAGAGAGGTAATGACCTTCCATTGTTGCCGCAACCTAGTCCAGTGTCTGTGCTCGATGAGTTCACTCGTTCGGCTCTCAGTGGATTCTCCAAACGTTACACCATTAATG AACGAGTGCCACAACAACAGACGAAGAAggaaggaggaggagaggaCATCAGCAGCATTGATTTCCTTGACAAAATCATGACCAAAGAAAATATGATCCATGGGAAGAGCCATGAGAGTGTAGTTTCATCACCTTTATGGAGCAGCAAAGCCATGATAGAAAGTGTGAATGAGGTGTGCAGGGATACTGCCTGGGGTGAGAGAAGGGAGATTGGAAGAACAGGGTTGGCTTTGCAAGATTATATATtcagggacttgattgaagagaTTGTTAAAGAAATGGGATTTGATTGCATTTACCAACTAGGACCTCTACCATTTGAATCATGTAAGAAAAGGCTAAGTTTCTAG